ACGCCCACGACTACGCAACCCCCAGCCCAGAAGGTCACGGTGAGGATTTGGCACGCGCTTAATCCAGAGGAGGAGTCGGTGTTTAAACAAATTGCGGCGATGTATATGCAGAGCCACCCCAACATCCAGATAGTGTTTGAAAACAAGGCTCCTGATCTCCAGACGGCGGTTCTAGCTGCCATATCGACGGGTGAGAAGTTCGACTTGTTCATATGGGCCCATGACTGGATTGGGCTGATGGTGGAGGCCGGCGTGTTGAAGCCGGTGGATAACGAGGTCGCTGACGTCTTGCCGAAATTCGCCTTGTCGATGCCGCAGTACAAGGGACACATCTACGGCCTCCCGTTCACTGCGGAGACCGTGGCGTTGATATGCAACAAGAAGATGGTGGCAGATCCTCCCAAAACCTTCTCCGACTTGTTGAAGATAATGCAGCAGTACAACAAGCCGCCTCAGAGCTACGGCATAGCGTACGTTGTAAATCCCTACTTTATCTCTGCGTGGATACACGGCGCTGGCGGCTACTACTTCGACGACAAGACAGAAAAACAGGGTCTGACAAATCCCATGTCTATCGCCGGGTTCGTATTCTTCAAGACGTACATCATGCCCTACGTAGGGCCCAACCCCACCGACTACAACACACAGGTGAGTCTATTCCTCAGCGGCCAGGCGCCGTGTATGGTAAACGGGCCGTGGAGCATCGGCGCGGTGAAGCAGAAAGGGCTTGACATATTTGTGGCGCCGCTACCCCCCGTAAACAGCACCTACGTCCCGAGGCCCTACGGAGGGTTGAAGATGTTCTACGTCACAATCTACGCGTCTAGGGAGGCCATAGACTTCATGAAGTGGGCCACCTCAGATCCGCAGGTGGCCAAGATTCTCGTTGATAAGCTGGGCTACGTCCCGGTGCTAAAAGACGTACAGGTGCAGGATCCCATAGTGCAGGGCTTCTACGAGGCGGTGAAGAACGTGTACCTCATGCCCGTGTCGCCAAAGATGCAACCAGTGTGGGGAGCTGTGGATTTGGTAATCCAAAACGCCATTGTCTCCGACCAGAAGTCTATTCAGCAGGCGGTTAACGACGCGGCGAAAGATCTCTGCGCGAGAGGCCTCTGTTAAATGAGGCCACAGTTGTTAATAATACCGGGCCTCCTCCTTTTCCTCTTCTTCAATATATGGCCCATTATATACTCCATCTACATTTCCTTTACGAATGCGAACATCAGAAACTTCCCCCCGCCGCCCCCCTGGGCGCCTGAGGAGCTGAGACAGGCAAGGCAGCCACCCGACTACGTGGGTCTGTCGAACTACGCCTCGATATTCGCCGGCCCCGCCTCTGCCGGCTTCCTGGGGGCTGTCTTGTGGACGCTGGTCTTCGTTATCCTCTCCGTCCCGGCTAAGGTTGCTCTGGGCACTTTTGTGGGGTTGCTTATGTCCTCCGACAAGGTGTTGGGGAGGTCCTTAATGCGCGCCTTGTTAATAGTGCCCTGGGCCCTGCCCCTTATCCTCTCCGTGGTGGCTTGGCGGTACGTCTTCGACCCAACCTACGGCGTCGTCAACCAGTGGCTCTACTACCTCGGCGTGTCTAAGCCGCCCGACTGGTTTGTAAACAAGGACTACGCATACGCGGCCATGGTGGTAATAGAGGCGTGGCTCGCCTACCCCTTTATAATGACCGTGGTGATAGGCGCCTTGGCGAACGTGCCCAGAGCCGCCTACGAGGCCGCCTACATCGATGGGGCCGGTAGATGGACCATATTTTCGAGAATTACCCTCCCCCTCATAAAGAGGCCTCTCATATACGCCACGGTTATGACAACCGCCGCGTCGCTACAGTTCTTTCTAGTTGCCTACCTCTGGAACTTTATCCAGCTCTACGACCGCTTCGTACTTGCGTATGGATTCTACTGGGCATTTGGCTCCCCCTTCAGGGAATACGGCCTCGCCGCCGCGGTCTTGACCACGTCGGCTCTCATAATTTCTGTGTTTATGATCCTGGCGATTAGACTAACCGGCCTCATGAGGGGGATGTATGAAAGCTAGCGCCGCCCAGACCCTCGCCGCCGCCGTGGCCACTCTGTTGCTTTTCTACCCAGTGCTCCAGATAATTCTCCTCTCGGTGAACAAGCTACCCTACTTCAGGCTGGGGGGCGACTTCGTCCCCACGTTAGACTCATTCCAATGGGTTTTGCAACAGCCCGAGTTCTGGAGAGGACTGGCAAACAGCCTAGTCGTGTCCCTCTCCACGGTGGCCATGGTCATCGCTCTTGCTCTGCCGGGGGCCTACGCCTTCAGCCGGTACAGATTCAGGGGTCGGGACCCCCTCCTCTCTTTTTACGTGGTGTTTACACAGATGGCCGGGGGGCTGGGGATCGCCGGGTTGATAGCTCTATTTGCCATAGTCTCCGCCCTCGGGCTTAGAAACAACCTCCTGGCGCTCGCGGCGATTTACGCCGCCGGGGCCGTGCCCTACCACACGTGGTTGCTCAAAACCTATATAGACACCATCCCCAGATCCGCCGAGGAGGCGGCGTTGATAGACGGCGCAGGCGTCGGGACTCTGCTGGCGAGGGTGGTGCTCCCCTTAATGGCGCCAGCCCTGGCCGTGTCTGCGATACTTTCCTTCATCGGCGCGTGGGGAGAGTTGATACTAGCCAACCTCTTTCTCTCTGGTGAAAACAGGACGTTAATACTCTGGATATACTCCCTGATGTCCAACGTCTACTCTGTCCAGTGGAACCGCTTCGCCGCGGCCGCCCTTCTGTACGCCGTACCGCCCGTCGCCCTCTACGTAGTTCTGCAGAGATTTATCAAGAGGGGGCTCGCCTTCGTCTACTAGCCCCACTCCATCACGTATTCAAAACGGTCGGCGTACCAACGCGCGGCCCTCAGCGCCAGCGACGGGCTTCTAAACTTCGCCACGGGCTCCCACCCCTCCTCAACCAGATCCAGCTCCTCCTCCCTCAGAGCCACGAAAACCCTCCCAGGTTTAATAAATAGAGTGGGCATAGGCACCTCCACAGCCGTTTTTAAAAGCCTAACAGGCAATTTAACCGAAAGATTTTCTAATAGGCTGGATCGAGGCCGACTCCACCACGGCGCTGTCCACCGCAGATCTGAGCGCCGCCTCCACCTCCTCCCTCGAGGCGCCTGGCACAGCCACCACTGCGCCCCTCCCAGAACGCGGATAGTACTCAGCGGCTACTATCAAGGGTTGCCCCTCCAGCCTCCTAACCACCACTCTGTCGTCTAGGCCTTTCTTCGCCGTGAAGACGTACACGGGCAGGGCCAGCTCGTGCCCCATATCCAACACTGTTCTCACCACCTCTGCCGGCGACTGCCCCTCGGCGAGCTCGATAACTATATTCCTCCCCTCTCTATACACGTTGTACACCCCTCCAAGCGCCACAAGGAAATTAGACAAGATCTCCACGTCGCCGTAGCTGTCGTAGGTGGGGGTTAAAACAATCTTCCTCACGAGGGAAAAAGCGGTTTGTATTTTTAAAGCTGGAGCTCGTCTAGGAACTTGAGCCGCTTCGGGATTGGCGGGTGGGTTGCGAAAACCTCCTCAAAAACGGAGTAGCTAGACCTCTTTATCGCCTCTACGTCGGATCTAGTCACCGTCACAAATGGGTTCGCCACGGCGTTTACCAGGGCGTAGATAAACAACGCCCTAAACTTCTCGCCCCTCACCGCCTCGTGGGCCTCCGGGTTGGAGAAGTAGAACTTGTGGATCTTGGCGAGGGCGAACTGCATAGCCTCCTTACCCGCCGCCTTGGCGCCTGCGGTGTCTGCGTAGTACTCCCTCAACCTGCTAAAGGCCAGGACCAGCAACTGCACCAGGAAGGACACGACGACGGCCAGAACCCCGACGGCGGCGAGGGCGGCCGCGTTGTTGTTCCTACTGCCTGAGGAGGCCATCGCCATGCGTACAGAGGTGACGCCTAGGTAGTAGAGGATTGACGGCAGGACGCCGAAGAGGAGCATAATCGCGTTGTCTCTGTGTAGGTGGTGGCCGATTTCGTGTCCGATGACGGCCTCCAGCTCCCTCCTGTCGGTGATGGCCAGCATGCTGCTAGTCACCGCCACGTGTCTGCCCGATAGGAAGTTGCCGTAGGCGAAGGCGTTTGGGGGGCCGTCAACCATCACGGCCTTTATTTTAAACGGCGCGCCGAGCCTCGTCGCCACCTCGTCAACTATCTGCTGGAGGCGGGGATCTGGCCTCGCGCCGTAGGCGGCGTTTATCATAAAGGGCGACGCCAGATACGTCAACAAGTTCATAAGAAGGACGAAGAATATGAGGCCCATGAAGAAGCCTACGCCATAGGCGCCTAGGCTCGGCAAGGCCACTATCGCGATCAGGTAGATTACGAAGGCTGTGGTGAGGATAATTAGGACAGCTGTCAGCGCCATGGCGCCGAATAGAGTTAGGCGGCCGGATACGGAGCTGGCGAGCTTAGGCGCCACGGTGGCGGCCACTATAAACATGGCGATGTACCCCAGTACGTATAGACCCAGCGCCACTGGGTCGAAGAGGGGGATCATGACCCGGTTTTGAGAACCGGATTAAAAACTTTTCCGCCGGTACGTGAATTCGTCACCTTTCGGAAACGGGGACTCTCTTCACTCTCTGGGACAGTTTTTAAAACCTTTAAGTGTATATAGCCATGTCTTGTGTAGATGAACAGACGGCGGAGAAGATTGCGAAGAGGAAGGCCTTAGGGAGGCTGGGGGGGTTGAGGAGGGGGGTTAGGATTATTAGGCTGAGAGTCGGTGAGGACTGGCTGTTCGGCTTCCTGAAGATGAAGTTTAGAGAGGAGGGCTTCCAAGTCGCTGTGAAGTTTGCCTATGTGGATTGCAAAGGCGCGGCTTTTGAGAAAATCCCGCCGTCCGTGGAGGAGAAGGTGAGGCGGTATCTGGAGGACGGCCTCGTGGCTTTGTTTGAGAGGGAGCTTGGCAACGCTGTTAGGTAATGACGAAAAGGGTTATTTTCCACGACTTGGTGACTCTGGAACAGGCTTCTGAGGTGCTGTACAAATTCGCTAAGCCGCTTGGCGAAGAGGAGGTGGACATATCCCAGGCCTATGGCAGAGTCCTGGCACGCGACGTCGTGGCGCCGGTGGACGTCCCGCCGTTTGACCGCTCTACTGTAGACGGCTACGCGGTGGTGGCGGAGTCCACATACGGCGCCTCTGAGCTGACGCCGGTGGATTTAAAGCTGGTCGGGAGGGTGGACGCGGGGGGCTGGCCGGAGGGCGAGGTCAGGGGTGGCGAGGCGTATGAGGTGGCCACGGGGGCGCCTCTGCCTAGGGGGGCCAACGCGGTGGTTATGGTGGAGTACACCCAGGAGAGGGGCGGCGTGGTGAGGATATTCCGCTCCGCGGCCCCGGGGGAGAATGTAATGAGTGCTGGGTCTGACATATCGGCGGGTGAGGTGGTGTTAAGGAGGTGCGCCAGGCTCACCGCTAGGGAGGTGGGCGTGCTGGCGGCGCTGGGGATTAGGCGGGTGCCCGTGGTGAAGAGGCCTAGGGTTGGCATAATTTCTACGGGCAACGAGCTGGAGCCGCCGGGGTCGGAGCTCGGCCCTGGCAAGCTGTACGACGTCAATAGCTACTCCCTCGCCGCCGCCGTGGCGGAGGCCGGAGGGGTGCCGGTGCTGTACGGCATAGTGAGAGACGAGGAGGCTAGCTACAGAGAGGCGATCACCCGCGCTCTCTCGGAGACGGACGTTGTCTTAATCAGCGGGGGGACGTCGGCGGGGGTCGCAGATTTGACGTATAGAGTGCTGGGGGAGCTGGGCGACGTCTTGTTCCACGGCGTGATGGTGCGCCCCGGGAAGCCCACCCTAGCGGCGACTGTGGGCGGGAAGGTGGTGGTGGGTCTGCCGGGGTACCCCTCCTCCGCCTTGATGATATTCCATACCGTTGTTAGGCCGTTCCTCTTGAGGCTGCAGTGTCTAGAGCCCGCGCCTCCTGCCACGTACCGGGCGAGGCTCGCCTACGGCGTGGAGGGAGCGAAGGGGAGGCGCGCCCTGTATCCAGTGGTGCTTATAGCCAGAGCCGGCGGGTACAGGGCGTATCCGCTGTACGCGGAGTCCGGCGCCATTTCCGTGCTGGCGAGGGCCGACGGCTACATTGTAATACCGGAGAATGTGGAGTTTATGACTGAGGGGGAGGAGGTGGATGTGTTTCTCTTCGAGAAGTACAAGCCTGCGGAGCTCTACTTCATCGGGAGCCACGACCCCCATCTAGACGCCGTACTGGCGAAGCGCAACGTCAAGACTGTCTACGTGGGGTCCATGGGGGGGCTTATGGCGCTGAGGAGGGGGGAGGCCGACATAGCGGGTACCCACATGCTGGACACTGAGACAGGCATTTACAACGTGCCGTTTGTACAGAGGCTGGGGATTAAAAATGCCGTGGTGATAGGTCTCTACAAGAGGGAACAGGGGCTAATTGTGCAGAGGGGCAACCCCAAGGGGGTTAGGGGCGTCGAAGATCTGCTGAGGGAAGACGTGGTGTATGTAAACCGGCCGAGGGGAACCGGCACGAGGGCTCTGCTCGACATACAGCTTGCGAAGCTCGCGGAGAGGCTCGGCACGTCTTTTGAGGAGCTGACCAGGCGCATAAGGGGCTACACATACGAGGTGAGGACCCACACGGCGGTGGCCGCCGCGGTGGCCCAGGGGAGGGCGGACGTTGGGCTCGGCGTGAGGTACGCCGCAGAGCTCTACGGCCTAGACTTCATACCGGTTGGCTGGGAGGAGTACGACCTAGTGGCTAGGAGGGAGGCGCTGGACAAAGCGCTGGAGATTGTGGAGGAGGCGCTGAGGGAGCTTCCGAGGGGCTACCAGAGGTATGAGATGTCGGGGAGGATTAAGTGGGAGGGCTAGCCCTCCACAGGACCCAGTAGTAGCACCTCCACCTCCTCCCCCTCGTCGTAGCCCTCGCGGTTTTCTGGAATAATCAACAGCCCGTTGCCCCTTGTCAGCGTCGACAAAACGCCGCTGCCGGTCACCGCCAGCGGCTCTGCGTACAGTCTCCCATCCCGCCTCACTACTCTGACACGTACGAAGCTCCTCACATTTATCGGCGTGGTCACCCGCCTGGTGAGCGTGGCCTTGACTACCGGTGCCGGCTCCTCCCTAGCCCCCACCATGTGCAGAATTATAGGTTTTACAAAAACCTCAAACCCAACTATAGACGCCACTGGGAAGCCCGACAGCATCACGACAGGCTTCCCGTTCACGACGGCGGCGCTGTTGGGCCTCCCGGGCCTCGCGGCTATTCCGTGGATTAAGACCTCCGGCTTGAGGCGGGCCACGGCCTTGACCACGTAGTCCGGCTCCCCCACCGAGACTCCACCCGTGGTAATCACTATGTCGTGGCTTGACAAGGCTTTCGACACGGCGTTGCGGATCTTTTCCTCGTCGTCTGGCACAATACCCATGTAGGAAACCTCGACGCCCATATCTCTCAAAAGCGCCGTGATGACGTGCCTAGTGCTGTTGATTATCCTCCCCGGGGGCGGCGGGGCCTCCTCAAGCTCCACCAGCTCGCTACCGGTGGAAATCAAGGCGGCTCTCACCCTATACACCGAGACCTCCCGTATCCCCAGCGACGCCAAGACGCCGACGTCCCACGGCTTGATCCTCCTCCCTCTTTTCAACACCACCTCGCCAGCCGTCACGTCCTCCCCCCTCCTCGACACGTAGTAGTACTGGGGGACCGGTCTGTAGACCTCGATGTAATCCCCCCTATCCGCCGCCTCTTCGTAGGGCACGACGGCGTCTGCGCCTCTGGGCAGAGGCGCCCCGGTGGCTATCTCCACCGCCTCGCCAGGTCCCAACGCTCCTTGGTACTCCCCGCCCGTGACTACCTTGCCCGTCTTTTTCAGGGTGATGGGGTTTGTACGGGAGGCCCCCAGGGTGTCGGCTGACCTCACGGCGTAGCCGTCAAAAGCCGCTCGGTCAAACGGCGGCACGTCGACGGGCGCCACCACGTCTTCAGCGGCGTAGAGACCCACGGACTGGGGCGTCGGCACTCTCCCCGCCGCGGGTTTGTGCGCCGCCGCGTTGATTATAACTCTCTGGGCCTCGGCGATTGGCGTAAGTGCCTTGAAGCCCTTCACACAGGTAGGGACAGCTTTGATTTAAATACTTGGCATGGTGGCTACGTGGACATTTTGCTCGTGGAGGCGCGGTACCAGCGGGCTGTGTTCAGCGGAGATGAGGACGTGGCCGTTAGAGATTTTCAGCTGAGGTATGGAGACCGCTGGCAACAGCTGTGGGAGGCCTCAAGCGGCGCCGCTGAGGAGGACGTCAAGGCGGCTGAGGATCACGCCGCTGAGCTGGTGGAGCTCGTGTCGTCGAGGATAGACGATCTTGAGACCGCCTCCCTATACGCTAAATACGGGAGAAACTTCTCAGTAGAGCAAGAGCTCAGATTGGGAATGGAGTTGCTGGGAAGATCTCAGGCGGTGGATGCGTTGCTCAGGTGGGGGCTCGTGATGCATTTCAGCGACGAAGTTGTATCCACCCCGCCCTATCTAGCCAGGCTTATTCTGGAGCTAATGCAGAGTGGAGGCGCACAGGTGGCAGATCTGTGGAGCGAGCTGGAGGCGCATTCACGAGACCCGGCGTTGATGGCGCTTTTCGAAGGGTTGCTCACAGGGGAGCTTGATGAAGATCTCCACAGAACTTTCTACGGGCCGGCGCCGGGCGAGTTGAGAATAGGAAGGGCGGCTGTGTACAAGGCTGATGTCGGCTTAGTTATAAACCCCGCGTACTCCCCCGAAGAGGTTCTAGACGTCCTGCTACAGTTAAAGAAGCGCCGGGCAGACGCCTTGGCCAGGGCGCTGTCGCTACACGGCGAGTATGAGTTCTCTAGCGAGTATAGATGCGGCGCGCATTACATATCACTCGACGGCTCTGCTGAGAAAAGCGGCCTCGTTGTGCTGTGCCCCTGGCTGTCATACTCACGCCGCCTGTGGAAAAGAGCCAGAAACATAGTCCTCGTAGTCGAGGGCCAGAGGCCGCCGGAGATGCGGCCTATGAGACACGGAGTGATATTTGTAAAGGGAGGTGAGGCCGAGGTGGTGAAGCCCCAGACGCCCTCGAAGCTATTTGACTACATAATAGATATCCTCTACAGCGCCGGTTTTTACGTATTAGAAGGTGAGGAAAGTGCCGTTTTCTAACTCCACCCTCTGGTGGTCGAGATGTCTCAAAAGCGTGGAGGAGATCACGGCCCTTGCGCCTCCGGCCCTGACTTCGTACATGGCGTAGTACTCACGGGGGCCCCGGTAAAACGTATAGACGTAGGCTCTGAGCGTTGGGTATTCCAAAACCGCTAAGTTAAGCGCGGTCTTTACGTAGTACGTCGCCTCCTCAACAGCCCTCCTCGGATCGTCCCAGTACCTGGCTAGGAACTGTGTGAGCACGAAGCTGTCGGTGAAGTAGCTGGGGTTTAAACCCACCTTGGCGCTAAGGGCGTGCTTGTCTACCGACCCGTTGTGTGCCACAAATATAATTCTGCCGTCGCCCAGATACGCCATGTATGGATGGGAGTGCTCCGGTCCCCTGGGCTCCCCCGGGGAGGCCGCCCTGGCGTGGGCCAGCACCGCGTCTCTCATAGGCACCACCGTGGGGTCCTCCCAGGCGGGCAGGACAGATTTATAGTATACAAAGCCGTGGGGCGACGCGGCGACGAAGCCCCAGCCGTCTCCATGTTGCTTCCTCTCGCTGGGCATGTAGGGATCG
The sequence above is drawn from the Pyrobaculum ferrireducens genome and encodes:
- a CDS encoding extracellular solute-binding protein, encoding MNRNLLIGLAAVVIIIAAALGYIASQPQITTTTPSTTPSPSPQTTPTATQQPPTTTTTTQTPTATPSPTTPTVTTTTITTAPSPTQTPTTTQPPAQKVTVRIWHALNPEEESVFKQIAAMYMQSHPNIQIVFENKAPDLQTAVLAAISTGEKFDLFIWAHDWIGLMVEAGVLKPVDNEVADVLPKFALSMPQYKGHIYGLPFTAETVALICNKKMVADPPKTFSDLLKIMQQYNKPPQSYGIAYVVNPYFISAWIHGAGGYYFDDKTEKQGLTNPMSIAGFVFFKTYIMPYVGPNPTDYNTQVSLFLSGQAPCMVNGPWSIGAVKQKGLDIFVAPLPPVNSTYVPRPYGGLKMFYVTIYASREAIDFMKWATSDPQVAKILVDKLGYVPVLKDVQVQDPIVQGFYEAVKNVYLMPVSPKMQPVWGAVDLVIQNAIVSDQKSIQQAVNDAAKDLCARGLC
- a CDS encoding carbohydrate ABC transporter permease is translated as MRPQLLIIPGLLLFLFFNIWPIIYSIYISFTNANIRNFPPPPPWAPEELRQARQPPDYVGLSNYASIFAGPASAGFLGAVLWTLVFVILSVPAKVALGTFVGLLMSSDKVLGRSLMRALLIVPWALPLILSVVAWRYVFDPTYGVVNQWLYYLGVSKPPDWFVNKDYAYAAMVVIEAWLAYPFIMTVVIGALANVPRAAYEAAYIDGAGRWTIFSRITLPLIKRPLIYATVMTTAASLQFFLVAYLWNFIQLYDRFVLAYGFYWAFGSPFREYGLAAAVLTTSALIISVFMILAIRLTGLMRGMYES
- a CDS encoding ABC transporter permease subunit, with amino-acid sequence MKASAAQTLAAAVATLLLFYPVLQIILLSVNKLPYFRLGGDFVPTLDSFQWVLQQPEFWRGLANSLVVSLSTVAMVIALALPGAYAFSRYRFRGRDPLLSFYVVFTQMAGGLGIAGLIALFAIVSALGLRNNLLALAAIYAAGAVPYHTWLLKTYIDTIPRSAEEAALIDGAGVGTLLARVVLPLMAPALAVSAILSFIGAWGELILANLFLSGENRTLILWIYSLMSNVYSVQWNRFAAAALLYAVPPVALYVVLQRFIKRGLAFVY
- a CDS encoding zinc metalloprotease HtpX: MIPLFDPVALGLYVLGYIAMFIVAATVAPKLASSVSGRLTLFGAMALTAVLIILTTAFVIYLIAIVALPSLGAYGVGFFMGLIFFVLLMNLLTYLASPFMINAAYGARPDPRLQQIVDEVATRLGAPFKIKAVMVDGPPNAFAYGNFLSGRHVAVTSSMLAITDRRELEAVIGHEIGHHLHRDNAIMLLFGVLPSILYYLGVTSVRMAMASSGSRNNNAAALAAVGVLAVVVSFLVQLLVLAFSRLREYYADTAGAKAAGKEAMQFALAKIHKFYFSNPEAHEAVRGEKFRALFIYALVNAVANPFVTVTRSDVEAIKRSSYSVFEEVFATHPPIPKRLKFLDELQL
- a CDS encoding molybdopterin biosynthesis protein: MTKRVIFHDLVTLEQASEVLYKFAKPLGEEEVDISQAYGRVLARDVVAPVDVPPFDRSTVDGYAVVAESTYGASELTPVDLKLVGRVDAGGWPEGEVRGGEAYEVATGAPLPRGANAVVMVEYTQERGGVVRIFRSAAPGENVMSAGSDISAGEVVLRRCARLTAREVGVLAALGIRRVPVVKRPRVGIISTGNELEPPGSELGPGKLYDVNSYSLAAAVAEAGGVPVLYGIVRDEEASYREAITRALSETDVVLISGGTSAGVADLTYRVLGELGDVLFHGVMVRPGKPTLAATVGGKVVVGLPGYPSSALMIFHTVVRPFLLRLQCLEPAPPATYRARLAYGVEGAKGRRALYPVVLIARAGGYRAYPLYAESGAISVLARADGYIVIPENVEFMTEGEEVDVFLFEKYKPAELYFIGSHDPHLDAVLAKRNVKTVYVGSMGGLMALRRGEADIAGTHMLDTETGIYNVPFVQRLGIKNAVVIGLYKREQGLIVQRGNPKGVRGVEDLLREDVVYVNRPRGTGTRALLDIQLAKLAERLGTSFEELTRRIRGYTYEVRTHTAVAAAVAQGRADVGLGVRYAAELYGLDFIPVGWEEYDLVARREALDKALEIVEEALRELPRGYQRYEMSGRIKWEG
- the glp gene encoding gephyrin-like molybdotransferase Glp, whose amino-acid sequence is MKGFKALTPIAEAQRVIINAAAHKPAAGRVPTPQSVGLYAAEDVVAPVDVPPFDRAAFDGYAVRSADTLGASRTNPITLKKTGKVVTGGEYQGALGPGEAVEIATGAPLPRGADAVVPYEEAADRGDYIEVYRPVPQYYYVSRRGEDVTAGEVVLKRGRRIKPWDVGVLASLGIREVSVYRVRAALISTGSELVELEEAPPPPGRIINSTRHVITALLRDMGVEVSYMGIVPDDEEKIRNAVSKALSSHDIVITTGGVSVGEPDYVVKAVARLKPEVLIHGIAARPGRPNSAAVVNGKPVVMLSGFPVASIVGFEVFVKPIILHMVGAREEPAPVVKATLTRRVTTPINVRSFVRVRVVRRDGRLYAEPLAVTGSGVLSTLTRGNGLLIIPENREGYDEGEEVEVLLLGPVEG
- a CDS encoding class II glutamine amidotransferase, which encodes MCRLYISKGPIDLSNALKLAARHDPYMPSERKQHGDGWGFVAASPHGFVYYKSVLPAWEDPTVVPMRDAVLAHARAASPGEPRGPEHSHPYMAYLGDGRIIFVAHNGSVDKHALSAKVGLNPSYFTDSFVLTQFLARYWDDPRRAVEEATYYVKTALNLAVLEYPTLRAYVYTFYRGPREYYAMYEVRAGGARAVISSTLLRHLDHQRVELENGTFLTF